The proteins below come from a single Cylindrospermopsis raciborskii Cr2010 genomic window:
- a CDS encoding tRNA (5-methylaminomethyl-2-thiouridine)(34)-methyltransferase MnmD, whose translation MDFLPQVTKDGSLTFFSGEFQESFHSLYGAKQESFLKFVIPTQVPLFAQTGNVKILDVCYGLGYNTAVALQSIWGENPNCRIEVIGLESDPLVPQAAICHNVFADWHQEHKLILREIAFKHCYQDDNLSVRLVINDGRKSIQEVFSSGFLADVIFLDPFSPPHCPQLWTVEFIKKVALCLQPGGLLATYSCAAAVRTALMSAGLIIGSTTPVGRRTPGTIAGYAPHQHKYITETYPLGAAEIEHLKTRAAIPYRDPQLQDQAPDIMKRREQEVLTSTLESTSQWRKRWLTNHPPTQ comes from the coding sequence ATGGATTTTCTACCCCAGGTCACAAAAGATGGTTCCCTCACTTTTTTCTCTGGAGAGTTTCAAGAGTCTTTCCACAGTCTTTATGGTGCTAAACAGGAGAGTTTTCTCAAGTTTGTGATTCCCACTCAAGTACCCCTATTCGCCCAAACAGGAAATGTTAAAATTTTAGATGTTTGTTACGGATTAGGTTACAACACCGCCGTAGCGTTACAATCTATTTGGGGAGAAAATCCCAATTGTCGGATAGAGGTTATAGGTTTAGAGTCGGATCCTCTGGTTCCCCAAGCCGCAATTTGTCACAATGTTTTTGCCGATTGGCATCAAGAGCATAAACTAATTTTGAGGGAGATTGCCTTTAAACACTGTTATCAAGATGATAATTTAAGTGTTAGACTAGTTATAAATGACGGGAGAAAATCCATTCAGGAGGTATTTTCCTCTGGTTTTTTAGCAGATGTGATTTTTCTAGATCCTTTTTCTCCACCCCATTGTCCCCAACTATGGACTGTAGAGTTTATTAAAAAGGTTGCTCTTTGCTTGCAACCAGGTGGATTGCTGGCAACTTACTCGTGTGCTGCTGCTGTTCGTACAGCTTTAATGTCTGCTGGATTGATAATTGGCTCTACCACTCCTGTGGGAAGACGCACTCCAGGAACCATTGCTGGTTATGCTCCACATCAGCACAAGTACATCACAGAAACTTATCCCCTGGGTGCAGCAGAAATAGAACACTTAAAAACCCGTGCGGCCATTCCCTATCGTGACCCTCAACTTCAAGACCAAGCTCCTGATATCATGAAACGACGAGAACAGGAAGTTCTCACATCTACTCTAGAATCTACTTCTCAGTGGAGAAAAAGATGGCTGACAAATCACCCCCCAACTCAATAA
- the prfC gene encoding peptide chain release factor 3, translating to MTIELTEELSQAVEQRRNFAIISHPDAGKTTLTEKLLLYGGAIHEAGAVKARRDQRKVTSDWMAMEQQRGISITSTVLQFVYHSCQINLLDTPGHQDFSEDTYRTLAAADNAVMLIDAAKGLEPQTRKLFEVCKLRGIPIFTFVNKLDRPGREPLELLDEIEQELGLQTYAVNWPIGMGDRFKGVFDRNHNQIHLFERSAHGSKEARSTMVNLGDAKIQELLDQDLYHQLKDELELLEGAGEELDLDLVHQGKMTPIFFGSAMTNFGVELFLKCFLEYALKPGDHHSSAGKIAPTYPEFTGFVFKLQANMDPKHRDRVAFVRVCTGKFEKDMTVNHARTGKAVRLSRPQKLFAQERESIDVAYPGDVIGLNNPGVFAIGDTIYTGQKLEYEGIPYFSPELFATLRNPNPSKFKQFQKGVSELREEGAVQIMYSTDEAKRDPILAAVGQLQFEVVQFRLQNEYGVETILDLLPYTVARWVDGGWDTLNKVGRLFNTITVKDSMGRPVLLFRNEWNCQQLQGDHPELKLSSIAPVFSAGQTVE from the coding sequence ATGACAATTGAACTAACTGAAGAACTGAGTCAAGCAGTAGAGCAACGGCGCAATTTTGCCATTATTTCTCACCCGGATGCTGGTAAAACTACTCTGACAGAAAAACTGTTATTATACGGGGGTGCTATTCATGAAGCTGGGGCGGTTAAAGCTCGAAGAGACCAACGTAAGGTGACTTCTGACTGGATGGCTATGGAACAACAACGGGGTATTTCTATTACCTCTACAGTTTTACAATTTGTCTATCATAGCTGTCAAATTAACTTGCTGGATACCCCTGGACACCAAGATTTTAGTGAGGACACTTATAGAACTTTAGCAGCAGCTGATAATGCGGTAATGTTAATTGATGCTGCGAAGGGTCTAGAACCTCAAACTCGTAAACTGTTTGAAGTATGTAAATTAAGAGGTATTCCCATATTTACCTTTGTCAATAAACTTGACCGTCCCGGGAGAGAACCTCTGGAATTATTGGATGAAATTGAACAGGAATTGGGTTTACAGACATACGCCGTAAATTGGCCCATAGGTATGGGAGATAGATTTAAAGGGGTATTTGACCGTAACCATAACCAGATCCATCTATTTGAACGGAGCGCCCATGGAAGTAAGGAAGCTCGCAGTACAATGGTCAATCTGGGAGATGCTAAAATTCAGGAATTGTTAGATCAGGATCTTTACCACCAACTCAAGGATGAGTTAGAATTGCTGGAAGGTGCTGGCGAAGAACTGGATTTAGATTTAGTCCACCAGGGAAAAATGACTCCCATATTTTTTGGCAGTGCTATGACCAATTTCGGGGTGGAGTTGTTTCTTAAATGCTTTTTAGAATATGCCCTCAAACCTGGAGATCATCACAGCAGCGCAGGTAAAATTGCACCGACTTACCCAGAGTTTACGGGTTTTGTATTTAAACTGCAAGCCAATATGGACCCTAAACATAGAGATAGAGTCGCTTTTGTCCGGGTTTGCACAGGCAAATTTGAAAAAGATATGACAGTCAATCATGCTCGCACAGGTAAAGCAGTTCGTCTATCTCGACCTCAGAAACTTTTTGCCCAGGAAAGAGAATCTATAGATGTCGCTTACCCGGGTGATGTGATTGGGTTAAATAATCCCGGTGTGTTTGCTATTGGGGATACAATTTATACGGGACAAAAGCTAGAATATGAGGGAATTCCCTATTTTTCTCCAGAACTTTTTGCCACCTTAAGAAATCCTAACCCATCAAAATTCAAGCAATTTCAAAAAGGTGTTTCTGAGTTAAGAGAAGAAGGTGCTGTACAAATTATGTATTCAACGGATGAGGCTAAACGAGATCCGATTTTGGCAGCAGTTGGTCAGTTACAATTTGAGGTTGTTCAGTTCCGACTACAAAATGAGTATGGTGTGGAAACGATCCTTGACCTATTGCCATATACCGTAGCTCGATGGGTAGATGGTGGTTGGGATACTTTGAATAAGGTAGGACGTTTATTTAATACTATTACGGTGAAGGATTCTATGGGAAGACCCGTTTTACTATTCCGTAACGAGTGGAACTGTCAACAATTACAAGGAGACCATCCAGAGTTAAAACTCAGCTCAATTGCACCAGTGTTCTCCGCTGGGCAAACTGTCGAATAA
- a CDS encoding GNAT family N-acetyltransferase, producing MLVSLNACDWQVRVATSSDLSGIAQIITESFYSQNGLWGWAFPLFKIGIYEDLRYRLQTLMPHQTCLVAIHTSQSGNHQVLGTVELGVRFVHSWTNYNRLSPYVSNLAVDPRYRRYGLGSSLLTSCEQVCKSWGFQDIYLHVLEKNHQARKLYLKMGYEIYRVESSWQDFFLPSRQFFLHKRLK from the coding sequence ATGCTTGTGAGTTTAAACGCTTGTGATTGGCAAGTTCGTGTGGCCACTTCTAGTGATTTGTCTGGAATTGCCCAAATAATAACCGAAAGCTTTTATTCCCAGAATGGTTTATGGGGATGGGCCTTCCCATTGTTTAAAATTGGCATTTATGAAGATCTCAGATACCGTCTCCAAACATTAATGCCTCACCAGACTTGTTTAGTCGCTATCCATACCAGCCAGTCAGGTAACCATCAGGTTCTTGGCACAGTAGAACTGGGAGTGCGATTTGTCCATAGCTGGACAAACTACAACAGGTTATCGCCTTATGTGTCTAACTTGGCTGTTGATCCAAGATATCGGAGATATGGTTTGGGTTCTAGTTTACTAACTAGTTGTGAACAAGTGTGTAAAAGTTGGGGATTTCAAGACATTTATCTTCATGTTTTGGAAAAAAATCATCAAGCTAGGAAGCTATACTTGAAGATGGGATATGAAATCTATAGGGTGGAGTCCAGTTGGCAGGATTTTTTCTTACCCTCCCGACAGTTTTTTTTGCATAAACGTCTTAAGTAA
- a CDS encoding histidinol-phosphate transaminase → MFSFIRPDLSEFTSYKPHPSSDTLEPVKTELDRLDTNESPYDLPQEIKKKLAETFQHTIESNRYPDGGHEALKAEIAQYVSESAGLSSDSFSAVNISVGNGSDELIRSLLISTCLGGAGSILVANPTFSMYAILAQTLGISVVSVGRNHDHFEMDLAAAQTALKGANPPVRAVFVVHPNSPTANCLTISELNWLQGLPPDILVVIDEAYFEFSQNTLVEKLIKHPNWVILRTFSKAFRLAAMRVGYCVGHPQVISILEKVRLPYNLPSFSLAGALVALQNRQLLLSSIVETLTERDKLIRDLSTHPILEVVPSNTNFIYVRLKHNHSPDGVLKTISQKLRSQGTLIRLLPGGLRITIGTPEENARTLNRLGQI, encoded by the coding sequence ATGTTTTCTTTTATTCGCCCGGATTTATCCGAATTCACATCTTATAAACCTCATCCCAGCAGTGATACGTTAGAACCAGTAAAGACTGAACTGGATAGGCTTGATACTAATGAAAGTCCTTACGATTTGCCACAGGAAATTAAGAAAAAACTGGCTGAGACTTTTCAACACACTATAGAGTCTAATCGCTATCCCGATGGGGGGCACGAAGCACTAAAAGCGGAAATAGCTCAATATGTGAGTGAATCCGCTGGTCTATCTTCTGATTCTTTCAGTGCTGTTAACATTTCTGTGGGTAATGGTTCGGATGAGTTAATTCGTTCCCTACTAATTTCCACCTGTTTGGGAGGAGCAGGCTCTATTTTGGTTGCCAATCCTACCTTCTCCATGTACGCTATCCTGGCACAAACTTTGGGTATTTCCGTAGTTAGTGTGGGTAGGAACCATGATCACTTTGAAATGGACTTAGCTGCTGCTCAAACAGCTTTAAAAGGAGCAAATCCCCCCGTGCGGGCGGTTTTTGTTGTCCATCCTAACTCTCCCACCGCCAACTGCTTGACCATATCAGAGTTAAATTGGTTGCAAGGTTTACCACCGGACATATTAGTGGTTATTGATGAGGCTTATTTTGAATTCAGTCAAAACACCCTGGTAGAAAAATTAATCAAACATCCTAATTGGGTAATTTTACGGACATTTTCCAAAGCTTTTCGACTGGCCGCCATGCGGGTAGGTTATTGTGTAGGTCATCCCCAAGTAATTTCTATTTTAGAAAAGGTTCGTCTACCCTATAATTTACCGAGTTTTTCCTTAGCTGGTGCTTTGGTGGCACTACAAAATCGCCAACTTTTACTGAGTTCTATCGTTGAAACTCTCACAGAAAGAGATAAATTGATTCGAGATTTATCCACACACCCCATTTTAGAGGTAGTTCCCAGTAATACTAATTTTATTTATGTCCGGTTAAAACACAATCATTCCCCCGATGGAGTGTTAAAAACCATCAGTCAGAAATTAAGGAGTCAAGGTACTCTAATTAGATTATTACCTGGTGGATTACGAATCACCATAGGGACACCCGAGGAAAATGCCCGCACATTGAACAGACTTGGGCAAATCTGA
- a CDS encoding M48 family metalloprotease — translation MVPSQKSSLEKGLSALKQGSYYAAISSLVPIVNRPDNHHIKLQAQVGLVMAYAHTGELSKAIAVCRTLVGNDNAQPTNSQVQQWAKVAIEHLIKRQQRQQAKQSRLVAQYNLQNDRHLVDSKQTISNEDYEDSDQVERTNTKSNIANSPNIETASIYWRQAKRAKVWQPLRKYHFIRFAIPGMITMMALFFIWQFVISLIFISMNEVLHRLPYVDPLPFLYVNPTLLILTSLLFLLLFMMSPWLLDGLLAKFYHQQPFSKEALHRYSRESVRIIQRTCQLRKFPLPQLKILPLTVPIIFTYGNLPQTARIVVSQGMLTQLAEDEIGTVYALALGQIDSWGLGIMSLAVLISLPFYLIYQQTAIWSTKNQNILWHWITTGLGSVSYGIWSLFTATTFINSRLRFKNSDRQAVEMTGNPNGLIRALLKNTIGIARNIKNQQQTSWELESLNIVAPVDYKHSLFLGSTAGQFTWESLLIWENNQPYRQWFTLNNSHPLLGDRLENLCQIAHQWYLDTELYPMKPNSPQITMQSFLLQIAPFLGIPIGLGMGVILWLTWQIGYGLELFHLKWIYDGWSFLVGFLMIGFSIGTIVRLNALFPGIKPENLNSEKQMLKFLTNPVVLPINSLNIRISGRLLGRRGSGNCVGQDLILESEIGLIKLHHVWFPTWRKLMGEQITLTGWLRRGATPWVDVHSLETINGKIIYGHHPIWSTVIALIAQFWGAYILLMEPVVGGL, via the coding sequence ATGGTTCCATCCCAAAAGTCCTCTCTAGAGAAGGGTTTGTCTGCTCTTAAACAAGGCAGTTACTACGCGGCAATTAGTAGTCTTGTGCCTATTGTGAATAGACCAGATAACCATCATATTAAGTTACAGGCTCAAGTGGGTCTAGTTATGGCTTATGCACACACAGGGGAACTTTCTAAGGCGATCGCTGTGTGTAGGACTTTAGTTGGTAATGATAATGCTCAACCAACTAATTCCCAGGTACAACAATGGGCAAAGGTTGCTATTGAACATTTAATTAAGCGGCAACAAAGACAACAAGCTAAACAGTCTCGTTTAGTTGCTCAGTATAATTTACAGAATGACCGCCATTTAGTAGATTCAAAACAAACCATATCTAATGAAGATTATGAGGACTCTGATCAGGTTGAGCGTACCAATACTAAATCAAATATTGCTAATAGTCCTAACATAGAAACAGCAAGTATTTATTGGCGACAGGCTAAACGGGCTAAAGTGTGGCAACCGTTGCGGAAGTACCACTTTATCCGTTTTGCAATTCCAGGAATGATCACTATGATGGCCTTATTTTTTATTTGGCAATTTGTGATCAGCCTGATATTTATTTCAATGAATGAGGTTTTACATAGATTGCCTTATGTAGATCCATTGCCTTTTTTATATGTAAACCCAACTTTATTGATTTTAACTAGCTTATTATTCCTGTTATTATTTATGATGTCTCCTTGGTTATTGGATGGATTACTGGCAAAATTCTATCACCAACAGCCATTTTCCAAGGAAGCTTTACACCGATACAGTCGAGAGTCTGTAAGGATTATCCAAAGAACCTGTCAACTGAGAAAGTTCCCCCTACCTCAACTAAAAATCCTACCCCTAACAGTACCAATTATATTTACCTATGGAAACCTACCTCAGACTGCCAGAATCGTGGTCAGCCAAGGAATGCTCACACAACTAGCAGAGGATGAAATAGGGACAGTTTATGCCCTCGCCCTAGGGCAAATTGACTCCTGGGGTTTGGGGATTATGTCCTTAGCTGTTTTAATAAGTCTACCATTTTACCTAATTTATCAGCAAACAGCCATCTGGTCAACTAAAAATCAAAATATATTATGGCACTGGATTACCACAGGGTTGGGTAGTGTGAGTTATGGAATCTGGAGTTTGTTTACCGCTACAACCTTCATTAATTCTCGCCTACGTTTCAAAAATAGCGATCGCCAGGCAGTAGAAATGACGGGAAATCCCAATGGACTAATTCGCGCCCTGTTAAAGAATACCATTGGCATAGCCAGAAACATTAAAAATCAACAACAGACAAGCTGGGAACTAGAAAGTTTAAATATAGTTGCTCCTGTAGATTATAAACACAGCCTTTTTTTAGGCAGTACTGCTGGTCAATTCACCTGGGAATCATTATTAATATGGGAAAACAATCAACCATACCGCCAATGGTTTACACTAAATAATAGCCATCCCCTCCTGGGCGATCGCCTGGAAAATCTGTGTCAAATTGCTCACCAGTGGTACTTAGATACAGAACTGTACCCGATGAAACCAAATTCACCCCAGATAACAATGCAGTCATTTTTATTACAAATCGCCCCATTTTTAGGAATCCCTATAGGTTTAGGAATGGGGGTGATACTGTGGTTAACTTGGCAAATAGGTTATGGGTTGGAGCTGTTTCACTTAAAATGGATTTATGATGGGTGGTCTTTTTTGGTAGGATTCTTAATGATTGGATTTAGTATTGGCACAATTGTGAGGTTAAACGCCTTGTTTCCCGGAATTAAACCGGAGAACCTAAACAGTGAAAAACAAATGCTAAAATTCCTAACTAACCCTGTAGTTCTACCAATTAATAGCCTCAACATCCGAATCTCCGGTAGACTTTTGGGTAGGAGGGGTTCTGGTAACTGTGTAGGTCAGGATCTAATTTTGGAATCGGAAATTGGTTTAATCAAATTACACCATGTATGGTTCCCGACCTGGCGAAAACTAATGGGAGAGCAGATTACCCTAACGGGTTGGTTACGACGGGGAGCTACACCCTGGGTTGATGTTCACAGTTTAGAAACCATAAATGGTAAGATTATTTATGGTCACCATCCCATCTGGTCAACAGTAATAGCACTGATTGCTCAGTTCTGGGGTGCTTATATTCTATTAATGGAACCTGTTGTCGGTGGACTTTAA